TATCTCAGCGAGGCCGAGCTGGCCGAGGCGCTGCAGCTCAGCGCGACGCTGAAGGGCATGATCGCTCGCTGGTCGGCCGGCGAGCGCGACCTGGCCGCGCTGGAGTCGCTGGCGATGGAGCGCCTGAGCGCGCGCGGCTGGGCGCCCGACTACCTGGTGCTGCGCCGCCAGCGCGACCTGGGCGCGCCCGCCGAGGGCGAGGCCCTGGTGGCCCTGGGCGCGGCGCGGCTGGGCAATACGCGGCTGATCGACAACATCGAGGTCTGAGGAAGAGCCCACCTCCTACGCGCTACGCGCGCCCCCTCGAAGGGGGCATGCCCGCGGGCCCGGCATAGCCGGATCCTCGGGCGTCGTTGGGTCCCGTCCTTACTCAGCGCCGATTAGTTGGATCTCGAAGATCAGCGCGGCATTGCCAGGGATATCTCTCTGTCCGGCACTGCCGTAGGCCAGTGAAGCCGGGATCAACAGGGTGCGCTTGCCGCCTACCTTCATGCCGACCAGACCTTGCTCCCAACCTTTGATGAGGGTTCCGGCCCCCAGTGTGAAGGCGATGGGGGATCCGTTGGTCGAGGTTTCGAACTGCGTGCCCTTCTGATTGGCCGTGACCCGCACGTCATAGAGCCAGCCGGTGTAATGGACGGTCAGCTTCTTGCCGTTTTGTGCTTCGGCGCCAGCACCCAACAGGGTGTCGGTGGTCTTCAATGTGGTGATGGCTGTGGAGCCGGAGACTTCACCCCAGCCGGGGGTGTTGTCATTGCCGCCCCCGCCTCCACCGCAGGCGCTCAGGCCCAGTAAGGTAACGGTGGCAGCGCTCAGCGCGAGGAGATGGCGACGGGATGTCTTCGCAAGGCTCATGGTCGGCAGTTCGGACATGTTGTGGACCAGCTTGCGTGTCGCTGCCGGTCCGTTGGCGATAAGCGAGGGCACCGGTCATGCCGGCCTCGCCGAGAGGAGATGCCTTCGCGTGGAAGGCGCGCGCGGCAGTGTAGCGACGGCTTCGGCCACATCTTGTTGCTATTGGGTGAAGTTGTGCGTCAGCGGGAACGATCGGCAACACGTTGCACGCCAGAACTCCAGGAGGACTCCGATGCCTGCGCTACCGGTACGTCTTGCCCCCAAGCTTGTCGCTATCTTGGTTGCCTTGCTGCTAGCAGCCTGCGGCGGCGGCTCCGTCTACGTCGGTATCGGCGACGGTGATGGCGGTAACGACCCGCCCCGTCCGCGGCCGAACCCTTATCCCAACCCGCCCACGCTGAGCTGCAGCCCGGCCGGGCTGGCGGCCTCGGCGCAGAGCAGCTGGCCGACCGTCTGCATGCTGACCAGCAGCGGCGAGATGGTGTTCGAGCTCTACGACCGGCCCTATGCGCCGCTCAGCGTCGCCAACTTTCTGCGCTATGTCGCCGACGGCTATTACAGCAACACGCTGATCCACCGCGTCGAGCGCGACTTCGTGGTCCAGGGCGGCGGCTATACCAGCGGCCAGGTGCCGCGGCCGACGGCCTATGCGCCGATCGCGCTGGAGAGCAACAACGGCCTGTCCAATCTGCGCGGCACGATCGCGATGGCCCGGCGCAGCGAGCCCAACAGCGCCACCAGCCAGTTCTTCGTCAATGTGCTCGACAACAGCCGCGCGTTGGACTACCAGAGCGCCGCGCAGCCGGGCTATGCGGTGTTCGGCCGCCTGATCTCGGGCTGGAACACGCTGGACGCGATCAACGAGCTGCCGGTGTATGTCTACAGCGATACCGACCGGCGGCCGCGCACCGAGGTGCTGGTGTACTGGGTGCAGCGGCTGAAGTAGCGAGCGAGTTGATCAAGCATTCATCCGCCCTTCAGGCCCAAGTCTCATGCTTGATCGATGGACAAGGGACGGATGATGACGACGATGGCGGCCGGTCTGATGTGGGTGGCGAGCCAGGCCGCGCTGGCGCTCGAACCACTGGCCGCGCAGCGCGAGCGCCTGGAGCGCCTGCTGGCCCGGTCGGGGTCGGCCACCGGCCTGGTGGTGGCCCGGCTCGAGGGCGACGGCCCGCCGGAAGTCTTGCTGCTGGGGCGTAGCGGGCGGGATGGTCCGGCGCTGGACATGAAGTCTCGCTTCGAGCTGGGCTCGGTGACCAAGGCCCTGAGCGGCAGCCTGCTGGCGCGGCTGGCCGCGCAGGGCCGGCTGGGCCTGGACGATCCGGTCGAGCGCTGGCTGCCCGAACTGGCCGGCAGGCCGGCGGGGCGTCTGAGCCTGCGCAGCCTGGCCACGCATCACTCGGGCCTGCCGCGGCTGCCGCTGTCGGCGCGCTTCATCTGGGCGCTGATCGCGGAGCATGACGACCCCTACCGCCATCTCGACCGGGACCGCCTGATCCAGTGGCTGCGCGATTGGCCGGGGGTCAAGAGAGGAGGAGCCGTGCAGCCGCCGGAGTTCCTGTACTCGAACCTCGGTTATGCGCTGCTGGGCCAGGTGCTGGAGCGCGCCGGCGGCATGCCGCTGGCCGCGCTGATGGAGCGCGAGCTGCTGCGCCCGGCCGGGGCCGCCGGCGCGGGCCTGGACGAGGCCCTGATGGCCGGCCAGATACCAGGGCATGACGAGCGCGGCCGCGTCACGCCGCCCTGGCATATGGGGCCGCTGGCGGCGATGGGCGCGCTGCGCGCCGACACGACCCAGATGCTGGCGTTGCTGGAGGCCATGCGGCGCCGGCGCCCGCCCTTCGATGCCGGTGCCGAACGCGAGCAGCAGCGCCGCAGCGCCAGCAGCGCGGCGGGCCTGGGCTGGGTCCGCAGCGAACGGGCGGGCGACCGCATCGTCTGGCACAACGGCGGCACCGGCGGCTTTCGCAGCTTCATCGGCTATAGCGAGCTGAGCGGCCGCGCCGTGCTGCTGATGGCCAACGGGCATCTGGATGTCGACAGCCTGGGCATGGCGCTGATCAATCCGGCCCTCGTCGCGCCGCCGGCCGCCGGGCGCTCCTGATGCCGATCAGCAGGCTGTCGGAAAACGTCGCGAGGACGGCCAGCTGCTAGGCGCCCGGAGCGCAGGAACCGGAACGTACTTCCTGTACGTGAGGATTCCGAGCACCGCGCAACGACGCAGATGGCCGCCGCAGTAGTTTTTCGACAGCCTGTCAGGCCTTCAGGAACTCCGCCTTGCCACCCAGCCAACGCTCCACCTGGCGCCGGGCGGCGTCCGGGTGCTGGTCCAGCAGGCGCGGCGCGAGTTCGCGCGCGGCTTTCAGCAGCGGCGCATCCTCCTGCAGGTCGGCAAAACGCAGCAGCTCGGCGCCGCTCTGGCGCGAGCCCATGAACTCGCCGGGACCGCGGATATCCAGGTCGCGGCGCGCGATCTCGAATCCGTCGTTGGTCTCGGCCATCGCGCGCAGCCGGTCCTTGCCGGTCGGCGACAGCGGGCCGGTGTAGAGCAGCACGCAGACGCTGGCCTTGGCGCCGCGGCCGACGCGCCCGCGCAGCTGGTGCAGCTGCGAGAGGCCGAAGCGCTCGGCATGCTCGATCACCATCAGGCTGGCGTTCGGCACATCCACGCCGACCTCGATCACCGTGGTCGCCACCAGCACGCTCATCGCGCCGGCGCTGAACTGCGCCATCACCGCGGCCTTCTCGGCGGGCGGCATGCGGCCGTGCAGCAGGCCGACCAGGCGGCCGGGCAGGGCGGCGCTCAGTTCGGCATAGGTCTCGGTGGCGTTCTTCAGGTCCAGGGTCTCGCTCTCCTCGATCAGCGGGCAGACCCAGTAGACCTGCGCG
This genomic stretch from Roseateles sp. DAIF2 harbors:
- a CDS encoding peptidylprolyl isomerase, which translates into the protein MLLAACGGGSVYVGIGDGDGGNDPPRPRPNPYPNPPTLSCSPAGLAASAQSSWPTVCMLTSSGEMVFELYDRPYAPLSVANFLRYVADGYYSNTLIHRVERDFVVQGGGYTSGQVPRPTAYAPIALESNNGLSNLRGTIAMARRSEPNSATSQFFVNVLDNSRALDYQSAAQPGYAVFGRLISGWNTLDAINELPVYVYSDTDRRPRTEVLVYWVQRLK
- a CDS encoding serine hydrolase, with amino-acid sequence MMTTMAAGLMWVASQAALALEPLAAQRERLERLLARSGSATGLVVARLEGDGPPEVLLLGRSGRDGPALDMKSRFELGSVTKALSGSLLARLAAQGRLGLDDPVERWLPELAGRPAGRLSLRSLATHHSGLPRLPLSARFIWALIAEHDDPYRHLDRDRLIQWLRDWPGVKRGGAVQPPEFLYSNLGYALLGQVLERAGGMPLAALMERELLRPAGAAGAGLDEALMAGQIPGHDERGRVTPPWHMGPLAAMGALRADTTQMLALLEAMRRRRPPFDAGAEREQQRRSASSAAGLGWVRSERAGDRIVWHNGGTGGFRSFIGYSELSGRAVLLMANGHLDVDSLGMALINPALVAPPAAGRS
- a CDS encoding FKBP-type peptidyl-prolyl cis-trans isomerase — encoded protein: MSELPTMSLAKTSRRHLLALSAATVTLLGLSACGGGGGGNDNTPGWGEVSGSTAITTLKTTDTLLGAGAEAQNGKKLTVHYTGWLYDVRVTANQKGTQFETSTNGSPIAFTLGAGTLIKGWEQGLVGMKVGGKRTLLIPASLAYGSAGQRDIPGNAALIFEIQLIGAE